One genomic window of Medicago truncatula cultivar Jemalong A17 chromosome 1, MtrunA17r5.0-ANR, whole genome shotgun sequence includes the following:
- the LOC112418564 gene encoding anther-specific protein SF18-like, producing MTPPTGGTIGGMTPPTGGTIGGMTPPTGGTIGGMTHPTGGTIGGMIPPTGGMTPPTGGTIGGMIGGMTPPTGGTIGGMIGGKIGGMTPPTGGTIGGMIGGRIGGRI from the coding sequence ATGACCCCGCCTACTGGAGGAACAATCGGAGGAATGACCCCTCCTACTGGAGGAACAATCGGAGGAATGACCCCGCCTACTGGAGGAACAATCGGAGGAATGACCCATCCTACTGGAGGAACAATCGGAGGAATGATCCCGCCTACTGGAGGAATGACCCCACCTACTGGAGGAACAATTGGAGGAATGATTGGAGGAATGACCCCACCTACTGGAGGAACAATCGGAGGAATGATTGGAGGAAAAATCGGAGGAATGACCCCGCCTACTGGAGGAACAATCGGAGGAATGATTGGAGGAAGAATTGGAGGAAGAATTTGA
- the LOC25483392 gene encoding OVARIAN TUMOR DOMAIN-containing deubiquitinating enzyme 4 produces MRVCFPVSQSSINAVVVNGRSQLLMSSNICSLQTRGISSSLSSSFQIGHSETNYVGLSICRKPSCSTIMGQTIRGGYLGSCFSKQRGNTQLYSSVVSRKRHNEISLSCQSMSMRLLVPKQKMLSKVKSNVGRITWPRSCASVGFIFGLFVCNLSSEPAHAEADYGNENKNDDCDESNVKVAHGKKVYTDYSVIGIPGDGRCMFRSVAHGACLRSGKPAPSESFQRELADDLRAKVADEFIKRREETEWFIEGDFDSYISQIRKPHVWGGEPELFIASHVLQMPITVYMYDQEAGGLISIAEYGEEYGKENPIRVLYHGFGHYDALEVPKKKGPKSRL; encoded by the exons ATGAGAGTTTGCTTTCCTGTTAGTCAATCTTCAATAAATGCTGTTGTTGTGAATGGTCGTAGTCAGCTGCTGATGAGTAGTAACATCTGCAGTCTTCAGACCCGTGGAATCTCCTCTTCACTTTCCTCCAGTTTTCAGATCGGGCATTCAGAGACAAATTATGTTGGGCTTTCTATTTGCAGAAAACCATCCTGTTCAACAATTATGGGCCAAACAATAAGAGGAGGTTACCTTGGATCATGCTTCTCTAAGCAAAGGGGAAATACTCAGCTTTATAGTTCTGTAGTATCTCGGAAAAGGCATAATGAAATTTCATTGTCGTGTCAAAGTATGAGTATGAGGCTGTTGGTACCTAAACAAAAAATGCTTTCCAAAGTTAAGTCTAATGTGGGACGGATAACTTGGCCACGCAGTTGTGCATCAGTTGGCTTTATTTTTGGATTGTTTGTGTGTAATTTGAGTTCTGAACCTGCACATGCGGAAGCAGATTATGGAAATGAGAATAAGAACGATGACTGCGACGAGTCAAATGTTAAAGTCGCACATGGGAAGAAAGTTTACACCGACTATTCTGTAATTG GAATACCTGGGGATGGAAGATGCATGTTCCGCTCGGTTGCTCATGGGGCCTGTTTGAGGTCAGGAAAACCGGCTCCCAGTGAAAGCTTTCAGAGAGAGCTAGCAGATGATTTACGGGCTAAG GTTGCTGATGAGTTTATTAAAAGAAGGGAAGAAACAGAATG GTTTATCGAAGGTGATTTTGATTCATATATTTCACAAATAAGGAAGCCTCATGTGTGGGGAGGCGAACCCGAATTGTTCATTGCTTCACATGTTTTGCA GATGCCAATCACTGTATACATGTATGATCAGGAAGCTGGTGGCTTGATATCAATAGCTGAGTATGGCGAAGAATACGGAAAGGAAAATCCAATTAGAGTTCTATACCATGGGTTTGGTCATTATGATGCATTAGAGGTTCCTAAAAAGAAGGGTCCTAAGTCACGGCTCTAG
- the LOC25483388 gene encoding OVARIAN TUMOR DOMAIN-containing deubiquitinating enzyme 4, with translation MNVRFPVDQSSINAAGLKCRTQLPMSNKIRGLQAPRISDRKLDMGLRKPSCSTIMGRTTRGGYFGSCFSKQSGNNQVVSSIVSRKRHNKILLSTQIMCLRLMAHKKKMLLKIKSNVGQITSPQDCASDEKNGNDRDKNAKASCGNEVYKEYSVIGIPGDGRCMFRSIAHGARLRSGKPPPSESIQRELADDLRDKVADEYVKRKEQMKQWFIEGDFESNISQIRKPHVWGDEPELFIASHVLQMPIAVYVYDPKAGGLISKSEYGQEYGKENPIRVLYNGFTHYDALEFPISRRKGSKSRLWHFTFQMLKRLKAFI, from the exons ATGAATGTTCGATTTCCTGTTGATCAATCTTCAATAAATGCTGCTGGCCTGAAATGCCGTACTCAGCTGCCGATGAGCAATAAGATCCGCGGTCTTCAGGCCCCACGAATATCTGATAGGAAATTAGATATGGGCCTTAG AAAACCATCTTGCTCAACGATTATGGGCCGAACAACCAGAGGAGGTTACTTTGGATCATGCTTCTCCAAGCAAAGCGGAAATAATCAAGTAGTTAGTTCCATAGTATCTCGGAAGAGGcacaataaaattttattgtcAACCCAAATTATGTGTTTGAGGCTGATGgcacataaaaagaaaatgcttttaaaaattaaaagtaacgTGGGACAGATAACTTCGCCACAAGATTGTGCCTCTGATGAGAAGAATGGAAATGACCGCGACAAGAATGCTAAAGCCTCATGCGGGAATGAAGTTTACAAAGAATATTCCGTAATTG GAATACCTGGGGATGGAAGATGTATGTTCCGCTCAATTGCTCATGGCGCCCGTTTGAGGTCAGGAAAACCACCTCCTAGTGAAAGTATTCAGAGAGAGCTAGCTGATGATTTACGGGACAAg GTTGCTGATGAGTATGTCAAAAGAAAGGAACAGATGAAACAATG GTTTATTGAAGgtgattttgaatcaaatatttCACAAATAAGGAAGCCTCATGTGTGGGGAGATGAACCCGAATTGTTCATCGCTTCACATGTTTTGCA GATGCCCATCGCTGTATACGTGTATGATCCGAAGGCTGGTGGCTTGATATCAAAATCCGAGTATGGCCAAGAATACGGCAAGGAAAATCCAATAAGAGTTCTCTATAATGGGTTTACTCATTATGATGCATTAGAGTTTCCTATAAGTAGAAGGAAGGGTTCTAAGTCAAGACTCTGGCATTTCACATTTCAAATGTTGAAGAGATTAAAAGCATTtatctaa